The following coding sequences lie in one Desulfobotulus pelophilus genomic window:
- a CDS encoding type II secretion system protein translates to MGGNSRGFTLMEVLIVVGIMGLMAAMVLPFGGMAREAERERATLAAMDALEEALLGHSQLVDPLDKGRIIGGYVGDMGTWPDLFQPGAKDGLPGDTRGEFTKNRFQWKDFTKVTDPKAPSLGQPRGLWTFPPGSADTRWKGPYLREPRGKTKSLARHYASSQKDYEDMDELDREYFHLLQAGEQLRDGWGQAFRFFISPGPKESDSDANALFWIISMGPDGMATLPDNIEIYDPDASHNQDNIVRKFPKHQWQDIMEKQSRISTITQRLIFITEDRLDSAAKAIVGDAPAGANTGYTADLLDWPQLWNRACKNDEGHTVSCTGSVSGDWQNLFKDGSGEKAFTYGQPRGLWDQTALEGIMRGSHGLTESYFGVGWRHGYIPAPHGSTETLQDAWNRPLHFFKIKENGKDHLMVLSGGPSGSFCITDNDNCLHMTDPENWTKSFSLKKNGTCTDDSPCYDPEHDLNRDNRIRILRMQDWTPGFLKLTIRFHAEEGACPGSGDEKIRCRIYGIKGKKERDPWDEIGKWTWTEGENGTKGSCTSAFSFSDTDDSPLASGGRYLVCWKGNDNPLEPCPSENCPTRIFSVYASPGRMVDRELVIKDF, encoded by the coding sequence ATGGGCGGCAACAGCAGGGGCTTCACCCTGATGGAAGTACTGATTGTGGTGGGAATCATGGGCCTCATGGCAGCCATGGTTCTGCCCTTTGGCGGCATGGCCCGGGAGGCGGAACGGGAAAGGGCCACCCTTGCAGCCATGGATGCCCTGGAAGAAGCCCTTTTGGGCCACAGTCAGCTTGTGGATCCTCTGGACAAGGGGCGCATCATCGGCGGCTATGTGGGAGACATGGGCACATGGCCGGATCTCTTCCAGCCGGGAGCAAAAGATGGCCTGCCCGGAGACACAAGGGGAGAATTTACAAAGAACCGTTTTCAGTGGAAGGATTTTACCAAGGTGACCGATCCAAAGGCTCCGTCTCTGGGACAACCCCGGGGGCTCTGGACCTTTCCACCGGGCAGCGCAGATACCCGGTGGAAAGGTCCCTATCTCAGGGAACCCCGGGGAAAAACCAAATCACTGGCAAGGCACTACGCCAGCAGCCAGAAGGATTATGAGGACATGGATGAACTGGACAGGGAATACTTTCATCTGCTGCAGGCCGGTGAACAGCTGCGGGACGGCTGGGGGCAGGCCTTCCGGTTTTTTATTTCCCCCGGCCCTAAAGAAAGTGACTCCGATGCCAACGCCCTTTTCTGGATAATCTCCATGGGACCGGACGGCATGGCCACCCTGCCCGACAATATAGAAATCTATGATCCGGATGCATCCCACAATCAGGATAATATTGTACGAAAATTTCCAAAACACCAGTGGCAGGACATCATGGAAAAACAAAGCCGCATCAGCACCATTACCCAGCGGCTCATTTTTATTACCGAAGACAGGCTGGACAGCGCTGCCAAAGCCATAGTGGGCGATGCCCCGGCCGGTGCCAACACGGGCTATACGGCCGATCTTCTGGACTGGCCGCAACTCTGGAACCGGGCGTGTAAAAATGATGAGGGCCATACGGTTTCCTGCACGGGCAGTGTTAGTGGAGACTGGCAAAACTTATTCAAGGACGGTTCAGGGGAAAAGGCTTTCACCTACGGCCAGCCCAGAGGTCTCTGGGACCAGACAGCTCTGGAAGGAATCATGCGGGGCAGCCATGGACTCACGGAAAGCTATTTCGGTGTTGGCTGGCGACACGGCTATATTCCAGCACCCCACGGTTCTACTGAAACCCTGCAGGATGCCTGGAACAGGCCCCTTCACTTCTTCAAGATCAAGGAAAACGGAAAGGATCATCTCATGGTTCTCTCCGGCGGTCCTTCGGGTTCCTTCTGCATCACAGACAATGACAATTGCCTCCATATGACGGACCCGGAAAACTGGACAAAATCCTTTTCCCTGAAAAAGAATGGCACCTGTACCGATGACTCCCCCTGCTATGACCCGGAACACGATCTCAACCGCGATAACCGCATCCGCATCCTTCGTATGCAGGACTGGACACCGGGTTTTCTCAAGCTGACAATCCGCTTCCATGCCGAAGAGGGGGCCTGTCCCGGTTCAGGTGATGAAAAAATCCGCTGCCGCATTTATGGCATCAAAGGGAAAAAAGAACGAGACCCATGGGATGAAATAGGAAAATGGACATGGACAGAAGGTGAAAATGGAACCAAAGGCTCCTGTACGTCAGCCTTTTCCTTCAGCGACACGGACGATTCACCCCTTGCCTCAGGGGGAAGGTATCTGGTCTGCTGGAAGGGTAATGATAATCCGCTGGAACCCTGCCCTTCAGAAAACTGCCCTACCCGTATTTTCAGCGTATATGCCAGCCCCGGCCGCATGGTGGACAGGGAGCTTGTCATAAAAGATTTTTAA
- a CDS encoding type II secretion system protein: MLKIFKKRNKQLNQKGFTLLEILVVVAIMGFLVAMVAPRFAGIVGNTEDVVCDTNQQRMVAAVATYYETKGGLPSGLVNLVDQDGELTLTSAGAYEGDFKVPSSTGDLEFSDEGKATFAAEFMDRSQFALHILNDAEAQEIRKLGIGSVYNLNAYNYEGLVDSFVEVEETNQQDPMKRVGIRSGLGVLMVGLGAESDANDPAFDGFAVPSAVSGILQVDSADYEGWGNPEWIGRIFFGVGTDSDLVKEGMISTAGLCPTGLNDEQITWNHYGILLPRLEATVERLEASATANLASLENIVAKANGGVYRVFNLLKEQKGFEFVTQCPEGHMYPESEDFEEWTIYAGAAGVTEDEKIEAAKTAGL, from the coding sequence ATGTTAAAAATATTTAAAAAACGAAATAAACAACTGAACCAGAAGGGTTTTACCCTGCTGGAGATCCTCGTGGTTGTGGCCATCATGGGCTTCCTCGTGGCCATGGTGGCTCCCCGTTTTGCGGGTATTGTGGGTAACACCGAAGATGTGGTCTGCGACACCAACCAGCAACGTATGGTAGCCGCAGTGGCCACCTACTATGAAACCAAGGGTGGCCTTCCTTCGGGTCTGGTTAACCTGGTAGATCAGGACGGAGAGTTAACTCTAACGTCAGCAGGTGCCTATGAAGGCGATTTCAAGGTCCCCTCAAGCACCGGAGATCTTGAATTTTCCGATGAAGGAAAAGCCACCTTTGCAGCAGAGTTCATGGATCGCAGCCAGTTTGCCCTTCATATCCTGAACGATGCAGAAGCTCAGGAAATCCGAAAGCTTGGCATTGGCTCTGTGTACAACCTCAATGCTTATAATTATGAAGGTCTTGTGGACAGCTTTGTTGAAGTTGAAGAAACAAATCAGCAGGATCCCATGAAGCGCGTGGGCATCCGTTCCGGCCTTGGCGTACTTATGGTGGGCCTTGGTGCCGAATCAGATGCTAATGATCCCGCATTTGACGGGTTTGCTGTCCCTTCAGCTGTAAGTGGTATTCTTCAGGTTGACAGCGCTGATTATGAAGGATGGGGAAATCCTGAGTGGATCGGACGCATTTTCTTTGGTGTAGGTACTGATTCTGACCTTGTAAAAGAGGGCATGATTTCCACCGCCGGTCTCTGCCCCACGGGTCTGAACGATGAGCAGATCACCTGGAACCACTACGGCATCCTCCTGCCCCGCCTGGAAGCTACCGTAGAAAGACTTGAAGCATCAGCCACTGCTAATCTTGCTAGCCTTGAAAACATAGTTGCCAAGGCCAATGGCGGTGTTTACCGGGTCTTCAACCTTCTTAAAGAACAAAAGGGCTTTGAGTTTGTCACCCAGTGCCCCGAAGGCCACATGTATCCTGAATCCGAAGACTTTGAAGAGTGGACCATCTACGCTGGTGCTGCCGGTGTTACGGAAGATGAAAAGATCGAAGCCGCTAAAACTGCTGGTCTTTAA